The proteins below come from a single Penaeus monodon isolate SGIC_2016 chromosome 23, NSTDA_Pmon_1, whole genome shotgun sequence genomic window:
- the LOC119587924 gene encoding nucleoporin Nup37-like, translated as MEVNIAPALSVNTRTQVLALEFSPYEWSRGLLAVALPTSVAVYSIKFKEEGDGVSEECGQVWEWHVSSQPVCLAWSPNATLRAAPRCLQVTLGSTDHKVTQLTSDLGDSHTAQDILSHTDFVNSVTYNGDSGNLVASVGDDLTARVWDSSLQSQVAKFLLTSPGMVVRFHPEDPDLLLVAEKVGVLRVYSVSGGCSTLSVRCPGPLLSADWSIPDPSLLVAAGAKGLTVWNLASQQPRSEHVEVGGGEKVLNVAVCRSVTGLVATHAAPHTVRVTHLHSNKVPIAAHLKVVGGISWHQNLPYLAVGSDRRILFWKIDNV; from the exons ATGGAAGTAAACATCGCCCCAGCACTGAGTGTGAACACACGAACTCAGGTTTTAGCTCTTGAGTTCTCTCCATATGAATGGTCGAGGGGTTTGCTGGCCGTTGCTCTTCCCACATCTGTGGCGGTTTATTCCATTAAGTTCAAG gaagagggagatggtgtTAGTGAAGAGTGTGGCCAGGTATGGGAGTGGCATGTTTCCAGCCAGCCAGTTTGTCTTGCTTGGAGTCCAAATGCTACACTAAGAGCTGCTCCTCGATGCTTGCAAGTGACTTTGGGGTCAACAGATCATAAGGTTACTCAGCTCACATCTGACCTTGGTGATTCCCATACAGCACAG gaTATATTAAGTCACACTGATTTTGTTAACAGTGTAACATATAATGGAGACAGTGGTAATCTGGTAGCTTCTGTTGGTGATGATCTCACAGCCCGAGTATGGGACAGCAGTTTACAGTCCCAGGTTGCGAAATTCCTTCTGACATCACCAG GAATGGTGGTAAGGTTCCACCCAGAAGATCCTGATCTACTCCTAGTAGCTGAGAAGGTTGGAGTTCTGAGAGTATATTCAGTAAGTGGCGGATGTTCCACATTGTCGGTGCGATGCCCTGGCCCTCTCTTGTCAGCTGACTGGTCAATCCCAGATCCTTCACTACTTGTGGCAGCTGGAGCAAAGGGCCTCACAGTGTGGAATCTTGCATCTCAACA GCCTCGCAGTGAACATGTGGAAGTCGGAGGTGGAGAGAAAGTCTTAAATGTGGCAGTATGTAGGTCTGTAACAGGTTTGGTGGCAACACATGCTGCACCACACACTGTTAGGGTGACTCATCTGCACTCCAACAAAGTTCCTATTGCAGCTCATCTCAAG gTTGTTGGAGGCATTAGTTGGCACCAGAATTTACCATACCTGGCAGTTGGATCTGATCGCAGGATCCTTTTCTGGAAAATTGATAATgtttaa